In Erpetoichthys calabaricus chromosome 4, fErpCal1.3, whole genome shotgun sequence, one genomic interval encodes:
- the LOC114650974 gene encoding olfactory receptor 142-like yields the protein MITKNSVNNTFIRPQLFYITGLYEMPFAKCFYIFLSIVYILTMFFNVFVIVFIYFEQSLHSAKYIAVTHLALADLCSSTTIIPKVIDTFLFNSNFITYEACLTNMFFVHFFNAIQSLSLVILAYDRLVAICLPLQYHSINTCSRMKAIIVSIWLFCAALLSVMVLLITRLSFCQSTVINSFFCDHGPVYRLACNDFSPNIIMALINTALLLFLPLIFILFSYIAIGIALLKIASAEGRHKAIKTCISHMILVAISYFPMAVIYGSSQFVNFHPNARILNNSLSATIPPMINPLIYTLKTEEMMDAIKNRLKRKLEKQSKPMINIKFLYQ from the coding sequence ATGATTACAAAAAACTCAGTGAATAATACTTTCATTCGTCCACAACTGTTTTACATAACTGGTTTATATGAAATGCCCTTTGCTAAgtgtttctatatttttttatccattgtttacattcttacaatgttttttaatgtatttgtaattgtatttatatattttgaacaAAGTCTACATAGTGCAAAATATATTGCTGTTACTCACTTAGCCTTAGCAGATTTATGTTCATCTACAACTATCATTCCTAAAGTAATagatacatttctttttaattctaattttattacATATGAGGCATGTTTAACtaatatgttttttgttcatttttttaatgcaatacaGTCACTGTCTCTTGTAATTTTAGCTTATGACCGCCTTGTTGCCATATGCCTCCCTCTTCAATATCACAGTATTAACACTTGCAGCAGAATGAAGGCGATTATTGTGTCCATTTGGTTATTTTGTGCAGCACTTTTGTCTGTAATGGTACTTCTAATTACAAGACTCAGCTTTTGCCAGTCAACAGTGATAAATAGTTTTTTCTGTGATCATGGACCCGTGTACAGATTAGCCTGCAATGACTTTTCCCCAAACATAATAATGGCTCTTATTAATACAGCATTGTTGCTTTTTTTACCATtgatatttattcttttttcttacaTAGCCATTGGAATTGCATTGCTAAAAATTGCCTCAGCAGAAGGAAGGCACAAAGCAATAAAAACATGTATATCACACATGATATTGGTGGCAATCTCTTATTTTCCAATGGCAGTTATATATGGATCATCacaatttgttaattttcatcCCAATGCAAGAATTCTAAATAATTCCTTATCTGCAACAATCCCACCCATGATAAACCCTCTAATTTACACACTAAAGACTGAAGAGATGATGGATGCAATAAAAAATcgtttaaaaagaaaactagaaaaacaaagcaaGCCGATGATAAATATCAAGTTTCTGTATCAGTAA
- the LOC114650975 gene encoding olfactory receptor 51I1-like: MSFQSATNSENETLVHPEMFYISGLHGLLFANYFYIFLFIVYIFTIFANVFVILLIYFDQNLHNPKYIAVGHLTCADLCTSTALIPKIIEIFLFNSNFITYGACLANMFFVHFFNGIQSLSLAILAYDRFIAICYPLQYHSINTNSRMVIIIFSVWGLSALLLSTMVLLIRRLSFCQSIVINSYFCDHGPVYRLACNDFHLNLIIGFVCIALLLFTPLTFILISYVAIGLALQKIATVEERQKALKTCTSHIILVAMFYLPVAVTYVASQFANFHPNARILSNSMAAAIPPMLNPIVYTLKTEEMMDSIKKHYKRSGRH; this comes from the coding sequence ATGAGTTTCCAGAGTGCGACAAATTCAGAGAATGAAACTTTAGTTCACCCAGAAATGTTTTACATAAGTGGTTTACATGGTTTGCtctttgcaaattatttttatatttttttgttcattgtttatatttttacaatattcGCTAATGTATTTGTgattttattgatatattttgatCAAAATCTTCATAATCCAAAATATATTGCTGTTGGTCATTTAACCTGTGCTGATTTATGTACATCTACAGCTTTAATTCctaaaataatagaaatatttctttttaactcCAATTTTATTACATATGGTGCATGTTTAGCtaatatgttttttgttcatttcttcaATGGAATTCAATCTCTTTCTCTAGCAATCCTGGCATATGACCGGTTTATTGCCATATGTTACCCGTTACAATATCACAGTATTAATACTAACAGCAGGATGGttataataatattttcagtttgggGGCTTTCTGCACTCCTATTGTCTACAATGGTTCTTTTAATCAGAAGACTGAGTTTCTGCCAGTCAATAGTGATAAACAGTTACTTTTGTGATCATGGACCTGTCTACAGACTAGCCTGCAATGATTTTCACCTAAATTTAATAATTGGTTTTGTGTGCATTGCTTTGTTGCTTTTTACACCCCTGACATTCATCCTGATTTCATATGTAGCGATCGGGCTTGCACTGCAAAAAATTGCAACAgtagaagaaagacaaaaagcaCTGAAAACGTGTACATCCCACATCATTCTGGTGGCAATGTTTTACCTTCCAGTGGCGGTTACATATGTTGCTTCACAATTTGCGAATTTTCATCCCAATGCAAGGATTTTAAGTAACTCAATGGCTGCAGCAATTCCTCCAATGCTCAACCCCATAGTCTATACGCTTAAAACAGAAGAGATGATGGattcaataaaaaaacattataaaagaaGCGGTAGAcattaa